A stretch of the Nyctibius grandis isolate bNycGra1 chromosome 13, bNycGra1.pri, whole genome shotgun sequence genome encodes the following:
- the HPRT1 gene encoding hypoxanthine-guanine phosphoribosyltransferase, translating to MATPSPCIVIGDDEQGYDLDLFCIPKHYADDLEKVYIPHGLIMDRTERLAREIMKGMGGHHIVALCVLKGGYKFFADLLDYIKALNRNSDKSIPMTVDFIRLKSYCNDQSTGDIKVIGGDDLSTLTGKNVLIVEDIIDTGKTMKTLLSLLKQYNPKMVKVASLLVKRTPRSVGYRPDFVGFEVPDKFVVGYALDYNEYFRDLNHICVISETGKQKYKA from the exons ATGGcgacccccagcccctgcatCGTG attGGCGATGATGAACAAGGTTACGACCTGGACTTGTTCTGCATCCCTAAACATTATGCAGATGATTTGGAAAAAGTCTATATTCCTCATGGGCTCATCATGGACAG GACAGAGAGACTGGCACGAGAAATTATGAAGGGCATGGGAGGACACCACATTGTAGCACTCTGTGTACTCAAGGGTGGCTATAaattttttgctgatttattagACTACATCAAAGCACTGAACAGAAACAGTGACAAATCAATCCCCATGACTGTCGACTTCATTAGGTTGAAGAGTTATTGT AATGATCAATCAACTGGAGATATAAAAGTCATTGGTGGGGATGACCTCTCAACCTTGACTGGAAAG AATGTTTTGATTGTAGAA gataTAATTGATACTGGTAAAACAATGAAAACGTTGCTGTCTCTACTTAAGCAGTACAATCCAAAGATGGTGAAAGTAGCCAG TTTGTTGGTAAAAAGAACTCCTCGAAGTGTGGGATATCGGCCAGACT TTGTTGGATTTGAAGTGCCAGACAAATTTGTTGTAGGATACGCCCTAGATTACAATGAATACTTCAGAGATTTGAAC catATCTGTGTGATCAGCGAGACGGGGAAGCAGAAGTACAAAGCATGA